The following are from one region of the Ignavibacteriota bacterium genome:
- a CDS encoding outer membrane lipoprotein carrier protein LolA, which yields MKSVITSIFFISVLFLSNSLGQANPQELLKNIQDKFNSINDLSADLAQSVNGKINLKGKVFYKKDNHLRFEFENNVIVSDGETSWNYSKKQNKVIISDYDSEGNKILSIRQLIYEYPEDCKLSMSEVDGIKTLELIPQDDTFTFNSIKLFVDSENLIIKVLIDDPATGNIQVNLSDIQINKGLADSYFQFLPPEGSQIIDLR from the coding sequence ATGAAATCAGTAATTACTAGTATATTTTTTATCTCAGTATTATTCCTGAGCAATTCATTGGGACAAGCTAACCCACAGGAATTATTAAAAAATATTCAGGACAAGTTCAATTCGATCAATGATCTTTCAGCAGATTTAGCTCAATCAGTTAACGGGAAAATTAATCTGAAAGGTAAAGTTTTTTATAAGAAAGATAATCATTTGAGATTTGAATTTGAAAATAATGTTATTGTATCCGATGGCGAAACTTCCTGGAACTACAGCAAAAAACAGAACAAAGTTATTATTAGTGACTATGATAGTGAAGGAAATAAAATTCTCTCAATCCGTCAGTTGATTTATGAATATCCCGAAGATTGCAAGCTATCGATGAGTGAAGTTGATGGAATAAAAACGCTCGAGTTGATTCCGCAGGATGACACATTCACTTTTAATTCTATTAAATTGTTCGTGGATTCAGAAAATCTGATTATTAAAGTACTGATTGATGATCCTGCAACGGGAAATATTCAAGTCAATTTATCAGATATTCAGATTAATAAAGGATTAGCAGATAGTTACTTCCAATTTTTACCACCCGAAGGAAGCCAGATTATTGATCTCAGATAA
- a CDS encoding sodium-dependent transporter: MKQQEFFSSRWTLIIATLGIAVGTGNIWRFSRVVAQNGGGSFLIPWVIFLLIWSVPLIIAEFAIGKSARMGPVGAITKVAGKSFGWMGAWIVFVSTAIMFYYSVVTGWCMKYFFSAVSGGLFNTSDHLLYWNEFSSSYQPLLFHFIVIVFAAVIIVKGVTNGIERTTKLMMPALLIILFILFVRAITLPNALEGIKFFFTPDLNVILDYKVWLNALTQNAWDTGAGWGLILAYAIYMKRKEDISLNAALIGFGNNSVSLLAGITIFSTVFALGSVDLSTGQADAMRQISQSGPANTGITFIYLPLLFTKISGSNLINTLFASGFFIALFFAAFTSLISMVELSTRTMIDFGYERKKAIVIIAVLGFILGIPSAIDLKFLVNQDWVWGMGLILSGAFISFSIIKFGVNKFRTEIINSYGSDVKIGKWYNFVIGILVPIQVVALLSWWLISSIGWDAEWWNPFHSENLGTVIFQWTIVLVVFVLLNKYMVNKLAFNIESRESTK; encoded by the coding sequence TTGAAGCAGCAAGAATTTTTTTCTTCACGCTGGACATTAATTATTGCGACTCTGGGAATCGCAGTTGGTACCGGTAACATCTGGAGATTTTCACGAGTAGTTGCTCAAAACGGCGGCGGTTCTTTTCTTATTCCCTGGGTAATATTTTTATTGATATGGTCAGTTCCATTAATCATTGCTGAATTTGCAATCGGTAAATCAGCACGAATGGGACCAGTCGGGGCAATAACAAAAGTTGCCGGAAAAAGTTTTGGATGGATGGGGGCATGGATTGTATTTGTTTCAACTGCGATAATGTTCTATTACTCAGTTGTAACTGGTTGGTGCATGAAATATTTTTTTTCGGCTGTCTCGGGCGGCTTGTTTAACACTTCTGATCATTTACTTTATTGGAATGAATTTTCTTCCAGCTATCAGCCATTACTCTTTCATTTTATTGTAATAGTTTTTGCGGCAGTAATTATTGTGAAAGGAGTAACGAACGGAATTGAGCGAACCACAAAGCTGATGATGCCAGCTTTATTAATTATTCTCTTCATATTATTTGTGCGAGCAATTACTCTTCCTAATGCACTTGAAGGAATAAAATTTTTTTTCACTCCCGATTTGAATGTGATACTCGATTACAAAGTCTGGTTGAATGCATTGACACAAAATGCATGGGACACGGGTGCCGGATGGGGATTGATTTTAGCTTACGCAATCTATATGAAAAGGAAAGAGGATATTTCACTCAATGCAGCACTTATCGGTTTTGGAAATAACAGTGTATCACTACTTGCAGGCATAACCATATTTTCAACAGTATTTGCACTTGGTTCAGTTGACCTGTCTACCGGACAGGCAGATGCAATGCGACAGATTTCGCAATCCGGTCCGGCAAATACGGGAATAACATTTATATATCTTCCGCTTCTTTTCACGAAGATATCCGGGAGTAATTTAATTAATACTTTATTCGCATCCGGTTTTTTTATTGCATTGTTTTTTGCTGCATTCACTTCACTTATTTCAATGGTTGAACTTTCAACGAGAACAATGATAGATTTTGGATACGAAAGAAAAAAAGCGATAGTTATAATAGCAGTGCTTGGATTTATTCTTGGAATTCCATCTGCTATTGATTTGAAGTTTCTTGTTAACCAGGATTGGGTTTGGGGAATGGGATTAATTCTAAGCGGTGCCTTTATATCTTTTTCAATAATAAAGTTTGGTGTTAATAAATTCAGAACTGAAATAATTAATAGTTATGGAAGTGATGTGAAGATTGGGAAGTGGTATAATTTTGTAATTGGAATTCTTGTTCCGATCCAGGTTGTGGCATTGTTGAGCTGGTGGCTGATTTCATCAATTGGCTGGGATGCAGAATGGTGGAATCCTTTTCATTCAGAAAATTTAGGCACTGTAATTTTTCAATGGACAATCGTGCTGGTGGTATTCGTTTTATTAAATAAGTATATGGTAAATAAATTGGCTTTTAATATCGAAAGTAGAGAAAGCACCAAATAA
- a CDS encoding MetS family NSS transporter small subunit: MNTLTIITALIVIGIVWGGLTFFLSRALKYEKMKQENGKE; encoded by the coding sequence ATGAACACATTAACAATCATTACAGCGTTAATAGTTATCGGAATAGTCTGGGGCGGATTAACTTTTTTTCTCAGCCGTGCCTTGAAATATGAAAAAATGAAGCAGGAAAATGGCAAAGAGTAA
- a CDS encoding flippase-like domain-containing protein — protein sequence MISDNVKKIPALRGLINFLVSIALAAVFLYLAFADINLSEVIHLVSEASIFWILIFSVLIMLGHYIRTVRWKIILHSVKPTVKMWNLFGALMIGYGVNCVTPKLGEVTRAIMIGRYENLSRSSMFGTVIVERVIDIISMGAAVLISAFIWGENLYESFPWLEASLYISAALLIFVLILIYLSVKFKERFYGYVLKLIGKVSNKAAERLGYIFEMLIQGFTALKGTKNYLLTFITTVVMILIYALTSYFGFYMLHMQSLSDVTLAMGWIVMSISSIGVVVPTPGSTGSYHALAINTLVLLFGFGEAISAAYAFLTHIISYILFIVTALVMYFALNKQHISLLNIFKTNSEET from the coding sequence TTGATCTCAGATAATGTAAAAAAAATACCGGCATTGCGTGGACTAATAAATTTTTTAGTTTCAATTGCTCTTGCTGCAGTCTTTCTTTATTTGGCATTTGCTGATATTAACTTAAGTGAAGTCATCCATCTTGTTTCAGAAGCTTCTATCTTCTGGATATTAATCTTTTCGGTTCTGATTATGCTCGGGCACTACATACGAACAGTCAGATGGAAAATTATTTTGCACTCGGTTAAACCCACAGTTAAAATGTGGAATCTTTTTGGAGCGTTGATGATTGGATATGGAGTAAACTGTGTTACTCCAAAGCTTGGTGAAGTTACCCGTGCAATTATGATTGGCAGATATGAGAATCTTTCACGTTCATCAATGTTCGGGACTGTAATAGTTGAAAGAGTAATCGATATTATTTCGATGGGTGCTGCAGTTTTAATTTCAGCTTTCATTTGGGGCGAAAATCTATATGAAAGTTTTCCATGGCTGGAAGCATCACTTTATATTTCAGCAGCACTACTAATATTTGTTCTGATATTGATCTACCTGTCGGTAAAATTTAAGGAAAGATTTTATGGATATGTTCTGAAATTAATTGGTAAAGTGTCAAATAAAGCTGCGGAGAGACTCGGATATATTTTCGAAATGTTAATACAGGGATTTACTGCTTTAAAGGGAACAAAAAATTACTTACTAACTTTTATTACGACTGTAGTAATGATTTTAATTTATGCACTTACTTCATACTTCGGATTTTATATGCTTCACATGCAATCGCTAAGTGATGTAACGCTGGCAATGGGTTGGATTGTAATGAGTATCAGTTCGATAGGTGTTGTTGTTCCAACACCGGGCTCTACCGGTTCGTATCACGCACTGGCGATAAATACTCTGGTTTTGTTGTTTGGATTTGGGGAAGCGATTAGTGCAGCTTATGCATTTCTTACCCACATCATTTCTTACATTTTATTCATTGTTACTGCGCTTGTAATGTATTTTGCATTGAACAAACAGCATATCAGCTTGCTAAATATTTTTAAAACTAACTCAGAAGAAACATGA
- the uppP gene encoding undecaprenyl-diphosphatase UppP — protein MNLLEAIILGIVQGLTEFLPISSTGHLTLAGKFMNLISEEHPEQWTAFIAVIQLGTMLAVLVYFWKDLISIIKDFINDNIIKRISYSNQQVNSKLGWLIIIGTIPVVIIGLTFKDVIEGAITKNLYIIAASLIVLALILALAEKTAKFKKNIENVTILDSIIIGVAQALSLIPGSSRSGTTITAGLFVGLNREAAARFSFLLSIPAVLASGVLQLYEAVEFLDKAMAVNIIVATIVSGISGYLAIDFLLKFLKKNSTFLFIYYRIGLGIIIFILLFNNIIKP, from the coding sequence TTGAATTTACTCGAAGCAATCATTCTTGGTATAGTTCAGGGACTTACAGAGTTTCTGCCAATCAGCAGTACGGGACATTTAACTCTTGCAGGTAAATTTATGAATCTTATTTCAGAAGAACATCCCGAACAATGGACAGCATTCATTGCAGTAATTCAGCTTGGCACTATGCTGGCAGTACTGGTTTACTTTTGGAAAGATTTGATTTCTATTATTAAAGACTTTATCAATGATAACATCATTAAAAGAATAAGCTATTCAAATCAGCAAGTTAACTCAAAGCTTGGCTGGCTGATAATCATCGGAACTATTCCGGTAGTTATAATTGGTCTGACATTCAAAGATGTAATTGAAGGGGCAATAACTAAAAATTTATACATTATAGCAGCCAGTTTAATCGTTCTTGCATTAATTTTAGCTCTCGCGGAGAAGACAGCAAAGTTCAAAAAAAATATAGAGAATGTTACAATCCTGGATTCAATAATTATTGGGGTTGCTCAAGCATTATCACTCATCCCGGGATCATCAAGATCCGGTACAACAATCACAGCAGGATTGTTTGTCGGGCTAAACCGTGAAGCAGCAGCAAGGTTCTCATTTTTATTAAGTATTCCTGCTGTGCTGGCAAGCGGAGTTTTACAACTTTACGAAGCTGTTGAGTTTTTAGATAAAGCTATGGCTGTTAACATTATTGTTGCAACTATAGTATCAGGAATAAGTGGTTATCTCGCCATAGATTTTCTTTTAAAATTTTTAAAGAAGAATTCAACCTTTCTGTTTATTTATTACAGGATAGGATTGGGTATTATTATTTTCATCTTATTATTTAACAACATTATTAAACCATAA
- a CDS encoding DNA translocase FtsK, whose product MTRSKRNGNGKKNNSGKNYFTFSSDKKRRIAGIFLLLFSVFIFLCIVSYSRKDEALLENSIFSGADSHNWLGIIGAHFSYFFIKSTIGYFSVVVPAIMFLWGLSIFKKIAFKTLIHTTNLLLIFGLTIASFFGVLKAGLDFLPGTKELRGNVGEYLGAWFVGLFGTAGSILFLLFVSAVVLIFAFDIKIENIFQFIKNLFASDEETKINIGKTETEADNSNLEKIKKLGKEKKKPVAVEDEDVTAEDLMDEEAEAQTQIRIIRKADTEVMEEDEIKVDERKKVDLEKTGELPTQKKNVDDDDEEKNLPDPWEENLDYELPGLDLLQPAAAEDIKVAEEELTRNAELLKDKLKLFDIEIQNISVTPGPVVTLYEIVPAPGVKISKIVGLENDIALALAARGIRIIAPIPGKGAIGVEIPNAEAAIVNARSVLGKVRDSKIQLPLALGKTISGDVYLTDLSLMPHLLIAGSTGSGKSVGINMIISSLLYSKVPADVKFILVDPKKIELSFYNKLRRHYLAVSPDIDEEIITVPQNSVLMLKSVEIEMEKRYDKLAKAGVRNIVDYNKKIDNPKTKPHDSESIKHHHLPYLCVIIDELADLMITAGREVEEPITRLAQLARAVGIHLVLATQRPSVNVITGLIKANFSSRIAYQVATKIDSRTILDMNGAEQLLGRGDMLFLPTGSPKPIRMQNAFISTDEVEAITNYVYSQPAYSKPYYLPSIYDKKKSSSSGLSADLDPMFEEAARVIVRHQQGSVSLLQRKLKLGYSRAARIVDQLEDAGIVGPNDGSKARQVLVENEEQLEAVLRSL is encoded by the coding sequence ATGACCAGAAGTAAAAGAAATGGTAACGGCAAAAAGAATAATTCAGGGAAGAATTATTTCACATTTTCTTCTGATAAGAAAAGAAGAATTGCCGGCATTTTTCTTTTGCTTTTTTCTGTATTTATTTTCCTTTGCATAGTTTCATACAGCAGGAAAGACGAGGCACTTCTTGAAAATTCAATTTTTTCTGGCGCCGATTCACACAACTGGCTTGGTATAATTGGTGCCCATTTTTCATACTTTTTTATAAAGTCAACTATTGGTTATTTCTCAGTTGTAGTTCCTGCAATTATGTTTTTATGGGGACTTTCTATCTTTAAAAAAATTGCTTTCAAAACTCTTATTCATACTACTAATCTGTTACTAATCTTCGGACTCACAATTGCTTCTTTTTTCGGTGTGTTGAAAGCCGGTCTGGATTTCTTACCCGGTACAAAAGAACTTCGGGGAAACGTTGGTGAATATTTGGGTGCCTGGTTTGTCGGATTATTCGGAACTGCCGGAAGCATCCTCTTTTTATTATTTGTTTCAGCGGTTGTGTTAATATTCGCTTTCGATATTAAAATTGAAAACATATTTCAGTTCATAAAAAATTTGTTTGCTTCTGACGAAGAGACTAAAATTAATATTGGGAAGACGGAAACAGAAGCTGACAATTCAAATCTTGAAAAAATAAAGAAGCTTGGTAAAGAAAAGAAAAAACCTGTTGCAGTGGAAGATGAAGATGTTACGGCTGAAGACCTGATGGATGAGGAAGCAGAAGCACAGACACAAATCCGGATAATACGAAAAGCTGATACCGAAGTAATGGAAGAAGATGAAATCAAAGTCGATGAGAGAAAAAAAGTCGATCTGGAAAAAACCGGTGAACTACCAACTCAGAAAAAAAATGTTGATGATGATGATGAGGAAAAAAATCTTCCAGATCCATGGGAAGAAAATCTCGATTATGAGCTCCCCGGACTCGATCTTCTTCAACCGGCTGCTGCTGAAGACATAAAGGTAGCGGAAGAAGAATTAACCCGGAATGCTGAACTGTTAAAAGATAAGCTCAAGCTTTTTGATATAGAAATTCAAAATATTTCCGTGACACCAGGACCGGTAGTTACGCTTTATGAAATCGTTCCGGCACCGGGAGTTAAAATCAGTAAAATTGTTGGTCTTGAAAATGATATCGCACTTGCCCTTGCAGCCAGAGGAATCAGAATCATCGCACCAATTCCCGGCAAAGGCGCTATCGGAGTCGAAATACCTAATGCTGAGGCTGCTATTGTTAATGCACGTTCAGTTCTTGGAAAAGTTCGCGATTCTAAAATACAATTACCGTTAGCACTTGGAAAGACAATTAGTGGTGATGTTTACCTGACAGATCTTTCTTTAATGCCTCATCTTCTTATTGCGGGTTCTACAGGTTCAGGAAAAAGCGTTGGTATAAACATGATCATCAGCAGCTTGCTTTATTCAAAAGTTCCTGCCGATGTAAAATTTATTTTGGTTGACCCGAAGAAAATAGAACTTTCATTTTATAATAAATTAAGAAGACACTACCTTGCTGTATCACCGGATATAGATGAAGAGATAATTACAGTACCACAGAATTCAGTATTGATGTTAAAATCTGTTGAGATTGAAATGGAAAAGAGATACGATAAATTAGCAAAAGCTGGTGTAAGAAATATTGTCGATTACAACAAAAAGATTGATAATCCAAAAACAAAACCTCACGATTCTGAATCAATTAAACATCATCACTTGCCTTATCTTTGTGTTATCATAGATGAGCTCGCCGATCTTATGATAACTGCGGGAAGGGAAGTTGAAGAACCAATAACACGATTAGCTCAATTAGCTCGTGCAGTCGGAATTCATCTTGTCCTTGCAACACAACGTCCTTCTGTTAATGTTATCACTGGTTTGATAAAAGCAAATTTCAGTTCAAGAATTGCTTATCAGGTTGCGACAAAGATTGACTCACGAACTATTCTTGATATGAATGGTGCAGAACAACTTCTTGGAAGAGGTGATATGTTGTTCCTTCCGACAGGATCACCGAAACCAATCAGAATGCAAAATGCTTTCATATCAACTGATGAAGTAGAAGCAATAACCAACTATGTATATTCGCAACCCGCTTATTCGAAACCATATTATCTGCCGTCAATTTACGATAAGAAAAAGAGTTCGTCTTCAGGATTGTCTGCCGACCTTGATCCGATGTTTGAAGAAGCAGCACGGGTGATTGTCCGGCATCAGCAAGGTTCTGTTTCACTTTTGCAGAGAAAATTAAAATTGGGATATTCGCGTGCGGCAAGAATCGTTGATCAACTAGAAGATGCAGGTATTGTTGGTCCAAACGATGGCAGTAAAGCAAGACAAGTTTTAGTTGAAAATGAAGAACAGCTTGAAGCAGTATTACGATCACTATAA
- a CDS encoding peptidyl-prolyl cis-trans isomerase → MAVAVIKTNMGTIEVQLNRSKAPITVDNFVKYVNSGFYDGLIFHRVISNFMIQGGGFTPDGNQKATNAPITLESNNGLNNDVGTIAMARTNVPNSATSQFFINVADNSSLNYAPGNPGYAVFGKVISGMDVVYAISKVQTSKPGDKPLKDVVMETVTIEKREKK, encoded by the coding sequence ATGGCAGTTGCAGTGATTAAAACTAATATGGGGACAATCGAAGTACAATTAAACAGATCCAAGGCACCAATTACTGTGGATAATTTTGTAAAGTATGTAAACTCGGGATTTTATGATGGGTTAATATTCCACAGAGTAATAAGTAACTTTATGATTCAAGGAGGTGGATTTACTCCAGATGGAAATCAAAAAGCAACAAATGCTCCTATCACATTAGAATCAAACAATGGACTAAACAATGATGTAGGAACTATTGCAATGGCTAGAACAAATGTCCCTAACTCAGCGACATCTCAGTTTTTCATAAACGTAGCCGATAACTCCTCATTAAATTATGCACCTGGAAACCCAGGATATGCTGTATTTGGAAAAGTAATTTCAGGAATGGATGTTGTTTATGCAATCAGCAAAGTGCAAACAAGTAAACCTGGAGATAAACCACTCAAAGATGTAGTAATGGAAACTGTAACGATAGAAAAAAGAGAAAAGAAATAA